GCATGTTTGAGGAGTGCATGAAATGCCCCAGACGATCAACACGAACCTGATGTCGCTCAACGCCCAGCGCAACCAGTCGGTTTCGCAGTCCTCGTTGGCGACGTCGATGCAGCGCCTGTCCTCTGGCTTGCGCGTGAACTCCGCCAAGGACGATGCGGCCGGCCTGGCGATCGCCGAGCGCATGAATGCGCAGACGCGCGGCATGAACACCGCGATACGCAATGCCAATGACGGCATCTCGATGTCCCAGGTGGCCGAGGGCGCGCTGAGCAAGTTGGGCGACACCCTGCAGCGCATGCGTGAACTGGCGGTGCAGGCGAGCAACGGCAGCAACAACGGCGCCGACAAGGATTCGCTCGACCAGGAGTTCGGTGAACTGGCCAAGGAGCTGACCCGCACCATCCAGGCCACCAGCTTCAACGACCAGAAGATCCTCGCGGGCGCCATCGGCACGGCCGGCGTGGTGACCTTCCAGGTCGGTGCGAACACCGAGACCGGGGTCGATACGATCGACATCGCCTTCCCGGATATGTCGGCCGACCCGTCCATGGCGCTGGTGGTCGACGGCGGTACCAATGCGACCATCGACAGCACGACGGCCATCACCGACAACGCGGCGACCATCGATGCGATCGATGGGGCCCTGGAAGCGGTCAACTCGCAGCGCGCTATCCTGGGTGCCACGCAGAGCCGCTTCGATGCCGTGATCTCCAACCTGCAGGTGGCCTCCGAGAACCAGTCGGCCGCCCGCAGCCGGATCATGGATGCCGACTACGCCGCGGAGACGGCCAGCCTCTCGCGCGCCCAGGTGCTGCAACAGGCCGGCAACGCGATGATTGCGCAGGCCAACCAGCTGCCGCAGCAGGTCCTGTCGCTGCTCAAGGGCTGATCCGCGGGCCGGCTTGAGCGGGCCCAAGGCTGGCCCTCAAGTTGGTGTGGCTGGCGTCGATACCCTGAACGTCCGGCGCCAAAAGCGGCCGGGCGTTTTGCCGTCCAGGCATATCGCAGGCGCACATCGCGCAGAAAGGTCCGTTCCATGACCACGATCAGTTCTGCCGGGTTGGGCAGCGGCCTTGATGTCGAAGGCATCGTCACGTCGTTGATGAACGTCGAGCGCCAGCCGCTCACGCAGATGAAGACCGAGGCGAGCAAGATCGACACCAAGATCTCCGCCTACGGAAAGATCCAGAGCTACGTCTCCGCCCTGCGCGACGCAGCTTCCGCTCTCACCAAGTCCACCACCTGGGGCGACACCACTGCCGCCTCGTCGGATGCGGCAGTGGTGTCGGCCACGGGCAGCAGCAGTGCCGCAGCGGGCTCCTACAGCGTGTCGGTGCAGCAGCTGGCTGCCGGCCAGTCGCTGGCCAGCTCGGCCTTTGTCGACAGCTCGGCCACCGTCGGCGCGGGCAGCCTCAGCATCGAGCTGGGTGGCTGGAGTGCCGACCAGAGCAGCTTCACGCCCAAGGTGGGCTCCTCCGCAGTGAGCGTGAGCATCAGTGCCACCGACACCCTGGCGCAGGTGCGCGACAAGATCAACAACGCGGGCGCGGGCGTCACCGCCAGCATCGTCACCGACAGCAGCGGGGCGCGCCTGGTGATGCGCTCGGGTGCCACGGGCGAGGCGAACGCCTTCCGCGTCATCGTGGCCGACACCGACGGCAACTCCGCCGACACGACCGGCCTGTCGGGCCTGGGGTATGACCCCTCGGCGGCCATCGCGTCCATGTCCCGCACGCAGACGGCGGTCGACGCCCGGGCCACCATCGACGGACTGGCCATCACCTCGGCGAGCAATACGCTGGCCGATGTGGTGCCGGGTGTCACCCTCAAGCTGGCCAAGGTCAGTGCGGACCCGGTGGAAGTGAGCATCAGCTCCAACACCGAGACCATCAAGAAGGCGGTGACCGACTTTGCCACCGCCTACAACGACCTGGCCAAGTACCTCACCACCCAGACCAAGTACGACGCGGCCAGCAAGACGGCGGGCACGCTGCAGGGCGACGCCTCGGTGAACGCCCTGCGCGGCGCCTTGCGAAGCCTGGGGGGAGGCACGTCGTCGGCCTCGTCGGTGCTGACGCGCCTGGCCGACGTCGGGCTCGATCCGCAGTCCGACGGCACGCTCAAGGTCGACGCCACCAAGTTGGGGGATACCTTGGGCAGCAAACTGGCCGAAGTCCGGAAGTTATTCGCGACTTCGACCGGTGCGACCGATGCCGACAATGGCCTGGCCCATCGCCTGCGCCGGTGGGGCGATTCCGTGCTGGGGGCCGAAGGGGCACTCACCACGCGCGCCGACAGCCTGCGGCGGCAGAAGGACAGCAATGGCGACAAGCAGGACAGCTTCGAGCAGCGCATGACGCAGGTCGAGAAGCGCATGCGGGCCCAGTACACCTCACTGGACACCCAGATGGCCAAGATGAACGCCCTGCAGAGCTACGTGACGCAGCAGATCGCGGCCATGTCGAGCAGCAGCAGCTGATCGCAGGCGGCCGTTGGGCGGCGTTGGCTGATGTTGCATGCGTGAGCCTCAAGTCCATCTGACCACGGGTCGATAACACATCAGTCACACATCGACGTTCCGATCACCCCGATCGCTCTCAACCTTTCAACCGTACGCGCCCATGTTCACGTCCTCGTTCCAAGCGTCTTCCGGTCGGTCGCAGCAATTTGCCAACCTGTACCGGCAGGTCGGCGTCGAGACCGGTGTGTCGGCGGCGACGCCGCATCGGCTGGTGCAGATGCTGTTCGATGGCCTGGTCGACGAGATCGGGCACGCCCGCGTGGCCTTGGCTCGGGGGCAGATCGAGGCCAAGGGCCGGCACATTGGACGTGCTGCACGCATCGTCGAGGAGGGGCTGCGTGCCGGCCTCAACCTCAAGGCGGGCGGTGAGCTGGCGGCCAACCTGCACAACCTGTACGGCTACGTGGTGATGCGCCTGACGCACGCCAACCTGCGCAACGACCGCCAGGCGCTCGATGAAGTGGATGGCCTGATCGCCCCGCTGCGCGACGCCTGGGCCACCATCGGCGAGCGCCTGCCCTCCTGACCTTCGAGCCCTGCGCGACGACGATGACGCCCACCTCTGCTCTCCCACTCTCCTCCACGCCGATGAACAACGCCCTGTTGCAGTATTACGAGGCCATTGAAACGGCCAGCCACGAGATGTTGGAAGCAGCTCGCATCGGCGACTGGGATCGCGTCGTCAAGCTCGAAGGTGCCTGCGCCGTGCTGATCTCCCAACTCAAGCACGCCGCCGGCGACCACAGCCTGGGCACCGAAGAGGCCCAGCTGAAGTCCCGCATCATGCAGCGCATCCTCCTGAACGATGCCGAGATCCGCCACCTGGCGGAGCCCTGGCTGGAAGACCTGGACCAGATGCTGTCCGGCCAGCCACGCAACATCCTCCACTGAGCCACTGAGGGAGGCGAGCATGTTCACGACGCAGGCTGCAGCGCTGCAAGACCTGGAAGCGCCCGCGCCCCCCGGTGCGGCGCTGGATGCGGGGGCGGACTTCCGCGTGTCTTCGCCGGCCGAGGTGCATGCCCTGCTGCGCCAGTTCGTCGAAGGCGATGTGCCGCTGGCGCTGACCGCGCCCGATGGCACGCACTACAGCACCACGCTGTGGGCCGACGACCAGGCGCGTGGCGTGCTGGTGTTCTCCGCCGATCCGGGTGACCTGCGGGTGCACCGCCTGGTCGAGTCCGACGAGGTGGTTGCGGCAGGCTACCTGGATGCGGTCAAGCTGCAGTTCGACGTGCGTGGCCTGGTGCTGGTGCACGGCCGCGACGCCAGCGCGCTCAATGCCGAATATCCGGACGAGCTCTACCGCTTTCAACGCCGCGGTGCCTTCCGCGTCCGACCGTTGACCCACGCGCAGCCGACGGCGCGCCTGGCTCACCCTGCCGTGCCCGGCATGTTGCTGACGCTGCGGGTGATGGATGTCAGCCAGGGCGGCGCGGCGGTGTTCCTGCCCGACGACGTGCCGGCCCTGCCGCTGCACACGGTGCTGGGTGGCGTGCAACTGGACCTCGATCCGCAGACGCGGCTGTCGGTGGCGTTGCGCGTGGTGCATGTGTCTGCCCCCAGTACACAGGGCCGCGGGACCCGCCTGGGCTGCGAGCTGGTCGGGCTGGGCGGCGATGGTGTGCGCGCACTGCAGCGCTACATCGACCAGACGCAACGGCGTCGGCGTACGCTGATGGCGCTGTGAATGCCGTGAAGATGCTTCGGGTGTGACCCACGAGCGGCCTGCGGGCCGCTTTGTCGTTGGTTCACACCTGCATGTTCATGATGTCGCTGTAGGCCTGAACCAACCGGTTGCGTACCTGCAGGGCTGCCTGGAAGCCGATCTGCGAGCGCTGCATGGCGATCATGGTCTGTTCGATGCTGACCGCCGGGTTGTCCAGCGCGACCTCGCGCTGCAGGGCCTGGGCGGTGTTCTGCGTCTGGCTGACGTTGCGCAGTGCCTGGGAGAAGGCCACCGAGA
The Sphaerotilus microaerophilus DNA segment above includes these coding regions:
- the fliD gene encoding flagellar filament capping protein FliD, whose amino-acid sequence is MTTISSAGLGSGLDVEGIVTSLMNVERQPLTQMKTEASKIDTKISAYGKIQSYVSALRDAASALTKSTTWGDTTAASSDAAVVSATGSSSAAAGSYSVSVQQLAAGQSLASSAFVDSSATVGAGSLSIELGGWSADQSSFTPKVGSSAVSVSISATDTLAQVRDKINNAGAGVTASIVTDSSGARLVMRSGATGEANAFRVIVADTDGNSADTTGLSGLGYDPSAAIASMSRTQTAVDARATIDGLAITSASNTLADVVPGVTLKLAKVSADPVEVSISSNTETIKKAVTDFATAYNDLAKYLTTQTKYDAASKTAGTLQGDASVNALRGALRSLGGGTSSASSVLTRLADVGLDPQSDGTLKVDATKLGDTLGSKLAEVRKLFATSTGATDADNGLAHRLRRWGDSVLGAEGALTTRADSLRRQKDSNGDKQDSFEQRMTQVEKRMRAQYTSLDTQMAKMNALQSYVTQQIAAMSSSSS
- the fliS gene encoding flagellar export chaperone FliS; this encodes MFTSSFQASSGRSQQFANLYRQVGVETGVSAATPHRLVQMLFDGLVDEIGHARVALARGQIEAKGRHIGRAARIVEEGLRAGLNLKAGGELAANLHNLYGYVVMRLTHANLRNDRQALDEVDGLIAPLRDAWATIGERLPS
- a CDS encoding flagellar brake protein gives rise to the protein MFTTQAAALQDLEAPAPPGAALDAGADFRVSSPAEVHALLRQFVEGDVPLALTAPDGTHYSTTLWADDQARGVLVFSADPGDLRVHRLVESDEVVAAGYLDAVKLQFDVRGLVLVHGRDASALNAEYPDELYRFQRRGAFRVRPLTHAQPTARLAHPAVPGMLLTLRVMDVSQGGAAVFLPDDVPALPLHTVLGGVQLDLDPQTRLSVALRVVHVSAPSTQGRGTRLGCELVGLGGDGVRALQRYIDQTQRRRRTLMAL
- the fliE gene encoding flagellar hook-basal body complex protein FliE, which produces MPQVAQRVRDSAQAAGLTPARSPATQGVGKGEDFSVAFSQALRNVSQTQNTAQALQREVALDNPAVSIEQTMIAMQRSQIGFQAALQVRNRLVQAYSDIMNMQV
- a CDS encoding flagellin: MPQTINTNLMSLNAQRNQSVSQSSLATSMQRLSSGLRVNSAKDDAAGLAIAERMNAQTRGMNTAIRNANDGISMSQVAEGALSKLGDTLQRMRELAVQASNGSNNGADKDSLDQEFGELAKELTRTIQATSFNDQKILAGAIGTAGVVTFQVGANTETGVDTIDIAFPDMSADPSMALVVDGGTNATIDSTTAITDNAATIDAIDGALEAVNSQRAILGATQSRFDAVISNLQVASENQSAARSRIMDADYAAETASLSRAQVLQQAGNAMIAQANQLPQQVLSLLKG
- a CDS encoding flagellar protein FliT: MNNALLQYYEAIETASHEMLEAARIGDWDRVVKLEGACAVLISQLKHAAGDHSLGTEEAQLKSRIMQRILLNDAEIRHLAEPWLEDLDQMLSGQPRNILH